One window of Peteryoungia desertarenae genomic DNA carries:
- a CDS encoding GNAT family N-acetyltransferase, translating into MTIELSVSDTVPDASRDLIRDGVMTHNGTLLGPSDKRDLFIPLTDDQGNIDGGLVGYTGRGWLYVELLFVPERLRGQGMAARLLEAAEAEAKTRGCIGAYLDTINPVARRTYERAGYSVFGQIDNFTKGFDINWMIKRF; encoded by the coding sequence ATGACCATAGAGCTTTCCGTTTCAGACACCGTTCCCGATGCCAGCCGCGACCTGATCCGCGATGGTGTCATGACCCATAACGGCACGCTTCTGGGCCCAAGTGACAAGCGTGATCTCTTCATTCCCCTGACGGATGATCAGGGCAATATCGACGGCGGTCTGGTGGGCTATACCGGGCGGGGCTGGCTTTATGTGGAACTGCTCTTCGTGCCTGAGCGCCTGCGCGGTCAGGGCATGGCCGCCAGACTTCTGGAAGCGGCAGAAGCGGAAGCCAAAACCCGCGGCTGTATCGGCGCCTATCTCGACACGATCAATCCGGTTGCACGGCGCACCTATGAGCGCGCCGGCTATTCTGTCTTCGGCCAGATCGACAATTTCACGAAGGGTTTTGACATCAACTGGATGATCAAGCGGTTTTGA
- a CDS encoding GNAT family N-acetyltransferase, which translates to MKNSGLIYFTEDASHDAIIEFINEEAFGPGRHARAAARIREQGPHDLSLSFVCADNGETIASVRMTPVLAGSVKGHLLGPLAVRPSHKNLGIGRELVRIAIDAARRKGSEGVILVGDPPYYMPLGFEKVAYGALAFPGPVDPNRVLIVPLGDNVHGRLPGVIAWRDDCEDAVEQLAPALKTA; encoded by the coding sequence ATGAAAAACTCCGGTCTTATCTACTTCACCGAGGACGCGTCGCACGACGCCATCATCGAATTCATCAACGAAGAAGCATTCGGGCCAGGTCGGCATGCAAGGGCTGCGGCACGCATTCGCGAGCAGGGGCCGCATGACCTGTCGCTGTCCTTTGTCTGTGCCGACAATGGCGAAACGATTGCTTCCGTGCGTATGACGCCGGTCCTGGCGGGATCGGTCAAAGGGCATCTGCTGGGGCCACTTGCCGTTCGTCCTTCGCACAAGAACCTCGGGATTGGTCGCGAACTGGTGAGGATTGCCATTGATGCGGCACGGCGCAAGGGTTCGGAAGGTGTGATCCTCGTTGGTGATCCGCCCTATTACATGCCGCTTGGCTTCGAGAAAGTGGCGTATGGCGCGTTAGCCTTCCCGGGTCCGGTCGATCCGAACCGGGTGCTGATCGTGCCGCTCGGTGACAATGTCCATGGCCGTCTCCCAGGCGTCATTGCCTGGCGTGACGATTGCGAGGATGCGGTCGAGCAGCTCGCCCCGGCTCTCAAAACCGCTTGA
- a CDS encoding glutathione S-transferase family protein: MGMLVDGVWKDVWYDTKSSDGHFKRNKSTFRNFVTADGSAGPTGSAGFKAEAGRYHLYVSYACPWAHRTLIFRKLKGLEHLVPVSAVDPLMLSNGWEFHDRDGATVDHLFDSDFLWQVYTRADPGFTGRVTVPVLWDKQQQTIVSNESADIIRIFNSAFDALTGSTLDFYPEDLRDEIDQINALVYDTVNNGVYKSGFATTQDAYESAVIPLFETLDRLEARLTESRYLFGERITEADWRLFTTLVRFDPVYVGHFKCNIRRTDDYPALSGYLRDLYQVPGVAETVNMRHIKHHYYRSHLMINPTGIVPVGPELDLDRPHGRENLHTNLTNDGKRAAYR, from the coding sequence ATGGGTATGCTCGTGGACGGCGTCTGGAAAGACGTCTGGTATGATACGAAGTCGAGTGACGGCCACTTCAAGCGCAACAAGTCGACCTTCCGGAACTTCGTGACCGCCGATGGCAGTGCCGGCCCCACAGGCAGTGCGGGCTTCAAGGCTGAGGCCGGGCGTTATCACCTCTACGTCTCCTATGCCTGCCCCTGGGCACACCGGACGCTGATCTTCCGCAAGCTGAAGGGACTGGAACACCTGGTTCCCGTTTCGGCTGTCGATCCCCTGATGCTTTCGAACGGCTGGGAATTCCACGACCGCGACGGCGCAACCGTCGACCATCTCTTTGACTCGGATTTCCTCTGGCAGGTCTATACCCGTGCCGATCCTGGCTTCACCGGTCGCGTCACCGTCCCTGTTCTCTGGGACAAGCAACAGCAGACTATCGTTTCGAATGAATCAGCCGACATCATCCGGATATTCAATTCCGCCTTCGATGCGCTGACCGGCTCGACGCTTGACTTCTATCCGGAAGATCTCAGGGATGAGATCGACCAGATCAATGCGCTTGTCTATGACACCGTCAACAACGGTGTCTACAAGTCGGGCTTCGCGACCACTCAAGACGCCTATGAAAGCGCGGTCATCCCGTTGTTCGAAACCCTGGACCGGCTGGAGGCAAGACTGACCGAAAGCCGCTACCTTTTCGGCGAACGCATCACCGAAGCCGACTGGCGTCTCTTTACCACACTGGTGCGCTTCGATCCGGTCTATGTTGGGCACTTCAAGTGCAATATCCGCCGCACCGACGATTACCCGGCGCTGTCAGGTTATCTGCGCGACCTCTATCAAGTGCCGGGCGTCGCCGAGACAGTCAACATGCGCCACATCAAGCACCATTATTACCGCAGCCATCTGATGATCAATCCGACAGGCATCGTCCCCGTCGGCCCTGAGCTTGATCTCGATCGTCCCCATGGCCGTGAAAACCTGCACACAAATCTCACCAATGATGGGAAACGGGCTGCGTACCGCTGA
- a CDS encoding NUDIX domain-containing protein, protein MTTGDGLSEFRWGTRFLVRLLHVYFAISRGMTLGVRAACFDRDGRVFLVRHSYVPGWHLPGGGVERGETALDALVKELREEGHLVMAEAPQLFHLYFNPRISRRDHVLLYRVTVEQTAPRLPDREIVEVGFFSLDALPEDTTTATRARLAEISGTQPVSHHW, encoded by the coding sequence ATGACAACAGGCGACGGGCTGAGCGAGTTCCGATGGGGGACGCGATTTCTGGTGCGCCTGCTGCATGTCTATTTCGCCATTTCCCGTGGGATGACGCTTGGTGTGCGCGCGGCATGCTTTGATCGCGACGGCCGCGTGTTTCTCGTCCGCCACAGCTATGTGCCGGGCTGGCATCTGCCGGGTGGTGGTGTGGAGCGCGGCGAGACGGCACTTGACGCGCTGGTGAAGGAATTGCGCGAGGAGGGGCATCTCGTCATGGCCGAGGCGCCGCAGCTATTCCACCTCTACTTCAACCCGAGGATCAGCCGTCGCGACCATGTTCTGCTCTATCGGGTAACGGTGGAGCAGACCGCTCCACGTCTTCCAGACCGAGAGATTGTCGAGGTGGGGTTCTTTTCCCTTGATGCACTGCCCGAAGACACCACCACCGCGACACGGGCGCGGCTTGCCGAAATCAGCGGTACGCAGCCCGTTTCCCATCATTGGTGA
- a CDS encoding metallophosphoesterase family protein has product MFKLAHISDIHLGPLPALTVRELASKRITGYLNWHRNRRKHLFPHALDMVLDALKAEAPDHLAITGDLVNLATNVEIHKVTDWLAEAGAPLDTSVVPGNHDAYVPGAHDRVVEAWYDYMRGDDDPLIWHADHKLFPYIRRRGPVALIGCSTSIATPPFSASGYFSARQARETANLLKAAGEEGLFRVVMIHHPPIRGAASRHKRMIGIRRFAGAIRTGGAELVLHGHTHLNTLYWLTHKQRKVPVVGISSASQGPGGKKPAAGYNLFSIEGEAGNWQVDWKRFIVKSEDEPLALDHQERLFGA; this is encoded by the coding sequence ATGTTTAAGCTGGCACACATATCCGACATCCATCTAGGACCGCTTCCGGCGCTGACTGTGCGGGAGCTGGCTTCCAAACGGATCACCGGCTATCTGAACTGGCACCGCAACCGGCGCAAGCATCTTTTCCCCCATGCCCTTGACATGGTTCTCGATGCGCTGAAGGCCGAGGCACCGGATCATCTTGCGATTACAGGTGATCTCGTCAATCTTGCGACCAATGTTGAAATCCACAAGGTCACCGACTGGCTGGCGGAAGCTGGCGCTCCGCTCGATACATCAGTGGTCCCCGGCAACCACGACGCCTATGTGCCCGGGGCCCATGATCGGGTGGTCGAAGCATGGTACGATTATATGCGTGGAGATGATGATCCGCTCATCTGGCATGCCGATCACAAGCTCTTCCCCTATATCCGCCGTCGCGGACCGGTTGCCCTGATTGGTTGCTCGACATCGATAGCCACGCCACCCTTCTCGGCCTCGGGCTATTTCAGCGCCCGCCAGGCTCGCGAAACCGCCAATCTCCTCAAGGCCGCCGGCGAGGAAGGTCTCTTTCGGGTCGTGATGATCCACCATCCGCCGATCCGTGGCGCTGCTTCCCGCCACAAGCGGATGATCGGGATTCGCCGCTTTGCCGGCGCCATTCGCACCGGCGGCGCCGAACTGGTGCTGCATGGCCATACCCATCTCAACACGCTCTACTGGCTCACTCATAAGCAGAGAAAAGTTCCTGTCGTTGGAATATCCTCGGCAAGCCAGGGTCCGGGCGGCAAGAAACCGGCAGCGGGCTACAATCTCTTCTCAATCGAAGGAGAGGCCGGGAACTGGCAGGTCGACTGGAAGCGCTTTATCGTCAAAAGTGAAGATGAACCGCTGGCACTTGACCATCAGGAAAGGCTGTTTGGCGCCTGA
- a CDS encoding alpha/beta fold hydrolase produces the protein MALFAEVRDVPSAAPPLVMLHGFGGVAELWAPIIEGLDRRQPIIAYDLPGHGRSLGAAGAGHAGDMAKAILADLDQRGVERCHVVGHSMGGAIAALLAIRAPERVASLTMLAPGGFGPAINHRALKRFAEAKTVEELRIAIEPLCGFNGSVPDAALAAMADMRQSPDALSSLQHILKSFLSEKDGKVVQGALPLSMFIDLAMPIRLVWGLEDMILPVTQADQLPVQVTLTKIAGVGHMLIDEAPAAVLSAINANLLRA, from the coding sequence ATGGCATTGTTTGCCGAGGTCCGGGATGTGCCCTCGGCGGCGCCGCCCCTGGTCATGTTGCATGGGTTTGGCGGTGTCGCAGAACTCTGGGCGCCGATCATAGAGGGGCTGGATCGTCGCCAGCCCATCATCGCCTATGACCTTCCAGGCCATGGGCGCTCGCTGGGTGCGGCTGGTGCCGGTCATGCCGGGGATATGGCAAAGGCGATCCTGGCCGATCTCGATCAGCGCGGCGTCGAGCGCTGCCACGTGGTCGGGCATTCCATGGGCGGCGCCATTGCAGCACTGCTTGCCATCCGCGCGCCAGAGCGTGTTGCCTCGCTTACCATGCTGGCGCCGGGCGGTTTTGGCCCCGCGATCAATCACCGTGCGTTGAAACGCTTTGCGGAAGCGAAGACCGTCGAGGAATTGCGAATTGCCATCGAGCCCTTGTGTGGTTTCAATGGCTCTGTGCCTGATGCTGCGCTGGCGGCCATGGCCGATATGCGCCAGTCGCCGGATGCCTTGTCGTCGTTGCAGCATATCCTCAAATCCTTTCTCAGTGAGAAGGATGGCAAGGTGGTGCAAGGGGCTTTGCCGCTTTCGATGTTCATCGATCTCGCCATGCCCATTCGGCTTGTCTGGGGTCTCGAAGACATGATCCTGCCGGTGACACAGGCGGATCAGCTTCCTGTACAGGTGACGCTCACCAAGATCGCGGGTGTTGGTCACATGCTGATTGATGAGGCGCCGGCTGCTGTTCTTTCCGCAATCAATGCCAATCTGCTGAGGGCTTAA
- the leuA gene encoding 2-isopropylmalate synthase has translation MIMKSHSVKQGMPDASQKYRPYPQIDIADRTWPSKVIDKPPIWCSVDLRDGNQSLVNPMGHDRKARMFQLLLDMGFKEIEIGFPSASQTDFDFARWCVEEGGVPADVSLQVLVQCRPELITRTFESLDGAIKPIIHFYNSTSELQRRVVFGKDVAGIKQIAVDAAKMIMDMAAKAGGGYRFEYSPESFTGTELEVALEICNAVIAEVKPTADNKLILNLPSTVEMATPNIYADQIEWMCRNIDNRENVIVSLHPHNDRGTGIAATELGLMAGADRVEGTLFGNGERTGNVDIVTLALNMYTQGVDPKLDCSDIERIKAVYEYSNEMVIPERHPYVGELVYTAFSGSHQDAINKGMKAIKKANSPVWEVPYLPIDPQDVGRTYEAIIRINSQSGKGGIAYILQADYGINLPRNLQVEFREDIQRITDEEGKELPSKKIYERFIERYVEQPDARIKFVDHHTYPDTEKKGIRIVAAEITDNGETKRIEGKGTGPIDGFVNALSTYLGIDLSVQDYSEHSLQHGSNAAAIAYVEMAHKGGKLFGVGINTNIVTASLEAIVSAANRVLTEDNKG, from the coding sequence ATGATCATGAAATCCCATTCCGTAAAGCAGGGTATGCCGGATGCTTCTCAGAAGTATCGCCCTTACCCGCAGATCGACATCGCCGACCGCACCTGGCCTTCGAAGGTGATCGACAAGCCGCCGATCTGGTGCTCGGTCGACTTGCGCGACGGCAACCAGTCGCTGGTCAACCCGATGGGCCATGACCGCAAGGCCCGTATGTTCCAGTTGTTGCTCGACATGGGCTTCAAGGAAATCGAGATCGGCTTTCCGTCGGCCTCACAGACCGACTTCGACTTTGCCCGCTGGTGCGTGGAAGAGGGCGGTGTGCCTGCTGACGTATCGTTGCAGGTGCTGGTGCAATGCCGGCCGGAACTGATCACGCGGACCTTTGAATCGCTCGATGGGGCAATCAAGCCGATCATCCATTTCTACAATTCGACATCGGAGCTGCAGCGCCGCGTGGTGTTCGGCAAGGATGTTGCGGGCATCAAGCAGATCGCGGTTGATGCGGCGAAGATGATCATGGACATGGCGGCAAAGGCCGGTGGTGGATATCGTTTTGAGTATTCGCCGGAAAGCTTTACCGGCACCGAGCTGGAAGTGGCGCTGGAGATCTGCAATGCCGTGATTGCCGAAGTGAAGCCGACGGCGGACAACAAGCTGATCCTGAACCTGCCATCCACTGTCGAAATGGCAACGCCGAACATCTATGCCGACCAGATCGAATGGATGTGCCGCAATATCGACAACCGCGAGAATGTCATCGTGTCGCTCCATCCACACAATGACCGGGGTACGGGCATTGCTGCCACCGAGCTCGGCCTGATGGCAGGAGCCGACCGCGTCGAAGGCACGCTGTTTGGCAATGGCGAGCGCACCGGCAATGTCGACATCGTGACGCTGGCTCTCAACATGTATACGCAAGGTGTTGATCCCAAACTGGATTGTTCCGATATCGAGCGGATCAAGGCGGTCTACGAATACTCCAACGAGATGGTCATTCCCGAGCGTCACCCTTACGTCGGCGAACTGGTCTATACGGCCTTCTCCGGCTCGCACCAGGATGCGATCAACAAGGGCATGAAGGCGATTAAAAAGGCCAATTCGCCCGTCTGGGAAGTGCCCTACCTGCCGATCGACCCGCAGGACGTGGGTCGCACCTATGAGGCGATCATTCGCATCAACTCGCAGTCGGGCAAAGGCGGCATCGCCTATATCCTGCAGGCGGATTACGGCATAAACCTGCCGCGCAACCTGCAGGTCGAGTTCCGCGAGGATATCCAGCGGATCACCGACGAAGAGGGCAAGGAGCTACCGTCGAAGAAGATTTATGAGCGGTTCATCGAGCGTTATGTCGAGCAGCCAGATGCCCGCATCAAATTCGTCGACCACCACACCTATCCGGACACCGAAAAGAAGGGCATCCGGATCGTTGCGGCTGAGATTACCGACAATGGCGAGACGAAGCGGATCGAAGGCAAGGGAACGGGACCGATCGACGGTTTCGTCAATGCCCTCTCGACCTATCTCGGGATCGACCTCTCGGTGCAGGATTACTCCGAGCATTCGCTCCAGCATGGTTCGAACGCAGCGGCGATTGCTTATGTCGAGATGGCGCACAAAGGCGGCAAGCTCTTTGGCGTCGGCATCAACACCAACATCGTGACCGCCTCGCTGGAAGCCATTGTTTCGGCTGCCAACCGCGTGCTCACCGAAGACAACAAGGGCTGA
- the brnA gene encoding type II toxin-antitoxin system BrnA family antitoxin, producing MKTITAAEFDKKFDDGEDISEYLDWGNAWRPNEQIETTLHLSALQLRQLDEEAARLGVTREALVAAWIGEKLKDAPWPK from the coding sequence ATGAAGACTATAACCGCAGCCGAATTCGATAAGAAATTCGATGATGGGGAGGATATAAGCGAGTATCTCGATTGGGGGAATGCTTGGCGTCCCAACGAACAGATCGAGACTACCTTGCATCTTTCAGCTCTCCAATTGCGGCAGCTGGACGAGGAAGCCGCTCGGTTAGGTGTGACCCGGGAAGCCCTAGTCGCCGCATGGATTGGCGAGAAGCTGAAGGACGCTCCCTGGCCAAAATAA
- a CDS encoding BrnT family toxin, with amino-acid sequence MDFEFDPGKSASNKDKHDVDFVEAQALWLDKLRLIVPAKYVGEQRYALIAEMDGLLWVAVYVLRGETVRLISVRRARAMEKERYEDYNRSRIR; translated from the coding sequence ATGGACTTTGAGTTTGATCCCGGCAAAAGCGCCAGCAACAAGGATAAACATGACGTCGATTTTGTCGAGGCTCAGGCTCTTTGGCTGGATAAACTCAGGTTAATAGTTCCAGCCAAATATGTTGGCGAGCAGCGATACGCACTTATTGCAGAGATGGACGGTCTTTTGTGGGTCGCCGTCTACGTCCTGCGCGGCGAAACGGTCCGACTGATTTCTGTCAGGCGGGCGCGTGCCATGGAGAAAGAACGTTATGAAGACTATAACCGCAGCCGAATTCGATAA
- a CDS encoding benzoate/H(+) symporter BenE family transporter, protein MFKEFSPQAAFMGVLIAFVGFASSFAVVLQGLKGVGATDYQAASGLMALSIAMGLCGIVLSLWTRMPVSAAWSTPGAALMVTAGVPVGGFPAAVGAFIVCAGLIVLAGLFRPFGRAVASIPSPIANAMLAGVIITLCFAPFQAVAFDPMLGLPILLVWAVVATFKRLYAVPAALLTFVVVIIFGVDLPDGAMASWAKSLAPPVELVTPVFTLPALVSIALPLFIVTMASQNIPGIAILKVNKYEPNPGPLFATTGVFTFLATPFGGQAVNLAAITAAMCAGEDAHPDPKRRYWAAIIGGIGYILLGLSAGAVTGFVSLAPPILIQAVAGLALIGAFSGSAVAAFKDTETREAAAVTFLVTASGISILGIAGAFWGLIAGVAMLGLVKVARKG, encoded by the coding sequence ATCTTCAAGGAATTCTCCCCCCAGGCCGCCTTCATGGGAGTGCTGATTGCCTTTGTCGGCTTTGCCAGTTCTTTTGCCGTGGTGCTGCAGGGGCTGAAAGGTGTGGGCGCGACGGATTATCAGGCAGCTTCCGGGCTGATGGCGCTGTCCATCGCCATGGGGCTTTGCGGCATCGTGCTCAGTCTGTGGACGCGGATGCCGGTGTCTGCTGCCTGGTCTACGCCGGGGGCGGCGCTGATGGTGACGGCGGGTGTGCCGGTCGGGGGCTTTCCGGCGGCGGTCGGGGCCTTCATCGTCTGTGCGGGGCTGATCGTGCTGGCCGGACTGTTTCGGCCTTTCGGACGGGCGGTTGCGTCGATCCCGTCGCCGATTGCCAACGCCATGCTGGCCGGCGTCATCATCACGCTCTGTTTTGCGCCTTTCCAGGCGGTCGCCTTCGATCCGATGCTGGGGCTGCCGATCCTTTTAGTCTGGGCGGTGGTTGCGACCTTCAAGCGGCTTTATGCCGTGCCGGCGGCACTCCTGACCTTCGTCGTCGTGATCATCTTCGGTGTCGACCTGCCGGATGGCGCGATGGCGAGCTGGGCAAAGTCGCTGGCGCCGCCGGTCGAGCTGGTGACGCCGGTCTTCACGCTGCCGGCGCTCGTCTCCATTGCGCTGCCGCTCTTCATCGTCACCATGGCCTCGCAGAACATTCCCGGCATCGCGATCCTCAAGGTCAACAAATACGAGCCCAATCCGGGGCCGCTCTTTGCCACGACCGGTGTCTTCACCTTTCTCGCGACGCCGTTTGGCGGGCAGGCGGTCAATCTGGCGGCGATCACGGCGGCGATGTGTGCCGGCGAGGATGCCCATCCCGATCCGAAGCGGCGCTACTGGGCGGCGATCATTGGCGGGATCGGCTATATCCTGCTCGGCCTGTCCGCCGGTGCCGTTACCGGTTTCGTGTCGCTCGCGCCGCCGATCCTCATCCAGGCGGTGGCGGGGCTGGCGCTGATCGGGGCCTTTTCCGGCTCTGCGGTTGCGGCTTTCAAGGATACCGAAACGCGGGAGGCGGCAGCCGTCACCTTCCTCGTCACCGCGTCCGGCATCTCCATCCTCGGTATTGCGGGCGCTTTCTGGGGGCTGATTGCCGGCGTGGCGATGCTGGGGCTGGTGAAGGTTGCACGGAAGGGTTGA
- a CDS encoding carboxynorspermidine decarboxylase, giving the protein MIQTPYYLIDKSKLLQNMEKIATLRELSGAKALLALKCFATWSVFDFMRDYMDGTTSSSLNEVRLGHQRFGKETHAYSVAYADYEIDEVVSHADKIIFNSIGQLTRFEKQSSGIIRGLRLNPGVSSSSFDLADPARPFSRLGEWDLKKVEPIMDMISGFMIHNNCENGDFDLFDRMLGDIEQKFGPLLKKADWVSLGGGIHFTGENYPLAKFAERLKRFSGEFGVQVYLEPGEASITKSTTLEVTVLDKLYNGKDLVVVDSSIEAHLLDLLIYRESAKVHPNQGPHRYQVCGKSCLAGDIFGEFNFEKELNIGDRISLQDTAGYTMVKKNWFNGVQMPAIAIRELDGSLRTVREFDYTDYETSLS; this is encoded by the coding sequence TTGATCCAGACTCCCTATTATCTGATCGACAAATCGAAGCTCCTCCAGAACATGGAGAAGATCGCGACCCTGCGCGAACTCTCCGGCGCAAAGGCGCTTCTGGCGCTGAAATGTTTCGCCACCTGGTCGGTCTTCGACTTCATGCGCGACTATATGGACGGCACGACCTCCTCCTCGCTCAACGAAGTCCGCCTCGGCCATCAGCGCTTCGGCAAGGAAACCCACGCCTATTCCGTGGCCTATGCCGATTACGAGATCGACGAAGTCGTCAGCCATGCCGACAAGATCATCTTCAACTCGATTGGCCAGCTGACCCGCTTCGAGAAGCAGTCCTCCGGCATCATCCGCGGCCTGCGCCTGAACCCCGGCGTCTCCTCCTCGAGCTTCGATCTTGCCGATCCCGCCCGCCCCTTCTCGCGGCTGGGCGAATGGGACCTGAAAAAGGTCGAGCCGATCATGGACATGATCTCCGGCTTCATGATCCACAACAACTGCGAAAACGGCGATTTCGACCTCTTCGACCGCATGCTGGGCGACATCGAACAGAAGTTCGGCCCGCTCCTGAAGAAGGCCGACTGGGTGTCGCTCGGCGGCGGCATCCATTTCACCGGCGAGAACTATCCGCTCGCAAAATTCGCGGAGCGCCTCAAGCGCTTCTCCGGCGAGTTCGGCGTCCAGGTCTATCTGGAGCCCGGCGAAGCCTCGATCACCAAGTCGACCACGCTCGAAGTCACCGTGCTCGACAAGCTTTACAACGGCAAGGATCTTGTCGTGGTGGATTCGTCCATCGAAGCGCATCTTCTCGATCTCCTGATCTACCGGGAAAGCGCAAAGGTCCACCCCAACCAGGGACCGCACCGGTACCAGGTCTGCGGCAAGTCCTGCCTTGCGGGCGATATCTTCGGCGAGTTCAATTTCGAGAAGGAATTGAACATCGGCGACCGCATCTCGCTGCAGGACACCGCCGGCTACACGATGGTCAAGAAAAACTGGTTTAACGGCGTGCAAATGCCGGCAATCGCCATCCGCGAACTGGATGGCAGCCTCAGGACGGTCCGTGAGTTCGACTACACGGACTACGAAACAAGCCTGTCCTGA